One Caretta caretta isolate rCarCar2 chromosome 8, rCarCar1.hap1, whole genome shotgun sequence DNA window includes the following coding sequences:
- the BARHL2 gene encoding barH-like 2 homeobox protein yields the protein MEGSSGSSFGIDTILSTNGSGSPGMMNGDFRQLNSDARTADFRNQATPSPCSEIDTVGTAPSSPISVTMEHPEQHLVQEHHHLHHSQQQQQQSLQQSPQQQQQLGSGNSAPRTSTSSFLIKDILGDSKPLAACAPYSTSVSSPHHTPKQEGNAANESFRPKLEQEDSKTKLDKRDDTQNDLKCHGTKEEGDREITSSRDSPPVRAKKPRKARTAFSDHQLNQLERSFERQKYLSVQDRMDLAAALNLTDTQVKTWYQNRRTKWKRQTAVGLELLAEAGNYSALQRMFPSPYFYHPSLLGSMDSTTAAAAAAAMYSSMYRTPPAPHPQLQRPLVPRVLIHGLGPGGQPALNPLASPIPGTPHPR from the exons ATGGAAGGATCTAGCGGGTCGAGCTTTGGAATAGACACGATTTTGTCTACTAACGGCTCAGGCAGCCCCGGCATGATGAACGGAGACTTTCGCCAGCTCAACAGCGATGCCAGGACTGCGGATTTTAGAAACCAGGCCACCCCGTCCCCTTGTTCGGAGATAGACACAGTAGGGACGGCTCCCTCGTCCCCCATCTCCGTCACCATGGAGCACCCCGAGCAGCATCTGGTGCAAGAGCATCACCATCTCCatcacagccagcagcagcagcagcaaagtttGCAGCAATCACCCCAACAGCAACAACAGTTGGGCTCTGGCAACTCTGCCCCCAGGACTTCCACctcttcttttttaattaaagacatTTTGGGCGACAGCAAACCGCTGGCGGCTTGTGCACCTTACAGCACCAGTGTCTCCTCTCCCCATCACACCCCAAAACAAGAGGGCAACGCAGCCAACGAGAGCTTCAGGCCAAAACTAGAGCAGGAGGACAGCAAAACCAAACTAGACAAACGCGACGATACGCAGAATGATCTCAAATGCCACG GGACAAAAGAAGAGGGCGACCGGGAGATTACAAGTAGCCGGGATAGCCCCCCAGTCCGAGCGAAGAAACCTCGGAAGGCGAGGACGGCCTTTTCGGACCATCAGCTCAATCAGCTGGAGAGGAGCTTCGAGCGGCAGAAGTATTTGAGCGTGCAAGACCGCATGGACCTGGCTGCGGCTCTCAACCTGACCGACACGCAGGTCAAAACCTGGTACCAGAACCGGAG GACGAAGTGGAAGCGGCAGACGGCTGTGGGACTGGAGCTGCTGGCCGAAGCCGGGAATTATTCCGCTCTCCAGAGGATGTTCCCCTCTCCCTATTTCTACCACCCGAGCTTGCTGGGCAGCATGGACAGCACGACAGCGGCTGCAGCGGCCGCGGCCATGTACAGCAGCATGTACCGGACTCCCCCAGCTCCGCACCCTCAGCTCCAGCGGCCCCTCGTGCCCCGCGTGCTCATCCACGGCCTGGGGCCCGGGGGTCAGCCCGCTCTCAACCCCTTGGCCAGCCCTATCCCGGGTACCCCGCACCCCCGGTGA